Below is a window of Musa acuminata AAA Group cultivar baxijiao chromosome BXJ3-11, Cavendish_Baxijiao_AAA, whole genome shotgun sequence DNA.
gaaccaagtcaCATCAGCCTCGAGGCCacgacttaaagttgtttacatcaacactattattattattattattgttattattatcattatcattaccatcatcataatcaatattatttaaaataataataataataattcgtcAATAATATTTTAACGAGTCAAGGTTACATGTAGCATTCTTCTGACCTGTTTCACAGTTGACTTAATTAAATTAGGTAAGCTAACTACGTGTGTCTTTTATCTAATGAATCATGCGCAATTTTAGCTTGATGTGGATTGCATGATGTATTCCTTAATCAGGTCAAACAGGCTAAGACAAATTATCTTCTCAATTatggatatattttatatattacatGTCAAAGAGCTGTGTTGAAAATAATAATGTGGTTGGTTTGACAACTAAAATCAAACACCTAAAAAATTTCTCAAACACAAAACGACAAAAAACtatatagttataatattttttttaaatattattagaaaTGTTATAATTGAATCGATCTGTCTTGGATTTATAGGAGAAGGGAGGAAAAATaaatagatgattgagaatattttagatacgagattaatatatatatatatatatatatgactgtaTAAAAGATTATAAATTAAGTGCTGGaataaattaagcaaaaaaaaaacccGCAACTTTCGCTCGACCGGCAGCCGAAAGCATCGAGAAGACAAAGGAGACAAAGAAAAGAAACGGTGGAGCTGCAATTAATGACAGGCTAAATTGTGGGTTGTGCTCAGTGGTTTGGGTGTTGGAGTCTGCGCTGGCACTGTTTAGGAGACCGGACCGTCTTTAATCCGGCATTAGATTAATGGACGCTTTCCCCAATGGTGGTGGTCTTTGGACACTGCGCGCTTTGTTCCCCACAACATGCGTCGCCCGTTGGTCTCAGACGCACTTCCGGGCTCGCTATCATCATCATCGCAAGCGCACACCGCTGAGAATGACGAAATCAGGATTCCGCTAGAGCAAGTACAAGCAGAGTGTACTGCCAAAAGTGTGGGAAGAAAGCATGCAGTAAAAGTAGGAGCTTGCTGGGTAAAAATTAGAGTTTGCCGAggaggaggggagagagagagagagagagagagagggggggttgGGGGGCAGGCTCATCTTTGTCCTGTCAAGAGAAGAAGGCGGCACCCACCTGATGTTCCCGACCTTTGAGCGACCAGAAAAACAAGGGAAGGAAGCCACTTTGCGCTACAAAAGGAGGAGGTGGATCTGAAGCTATCTTTCCGTGGATGTCGAACGGACGTGCAATGGTCTACTGTACTGCATTCAGTGTTTGAGGATCTTAATTAGTGGACAGGAACAAGGAACCAGAAGCTGGTTAGGTGGATACTTAGCTAGGTAGGTGTCGGAGTCGAGTTAAGGGGCTGGACGTGTTTAAGGTGCCAACACCTTCACGAGATCTACTGAAGACTCCACAGGAGAAGACTCCAAAAGAGCCCGAGAAAAAGAGCGAGTGTTCTACGGaagaagggggagagagagagagagagagagagagagagagagtttgggtGGAGGAAATGGAACGTAGAAGGCAATAGGGGAAGTACCGCTCGTTAAGGAATCCTTTCGATTGTCTCCGCCTTGGCTCTCCTCGCAAGGAGGTGTTAGCTTAGGGAGGAAAGCTGGCGAACCGGTGGTGGGCGGGGAGCGTGGCGATGGGCGGAATAGACCCCGTCGTCGCCACCACTCCCTCGACCCCTTCCCTCCATGTCCGCAACCCCAACGCCCAACTCAGCCCCCACCGCCGAGACCTAGCGGACAACCCCGCTACCccgaacagcagcagcagcaagaacaacaacaacaacaacaaccatgTCAAGGACGACGACGCCGGCACCGGAGACGACCActccggcggtggtggtggtggccttGACATGGTCGAAGCCGGATCAGGCGGGAGCGGAGGCGGTAGCGGCAACTCCGGACGCCGCCCTCGGGGCCGGCCGCCCGGGTCGAAGAACAAGCCGAAGCCGCCCGTCATCATCACGAGGGAGAGCCCCAACGCGCTCCGCTCTCACGTCCTCGAGATCGTCAGCGGCACCGACATCATGGACGCCATCGCCGTCTTCGCCCGCCGCCGTCAGCGCGGCGTCTCGATTTTGAGCGGCAGCGGCGTCGTCACCAACGTCACGCTCCGGCAGCCCG
It encodes the following:
- the LOC135652108 gene encoding AT-hook motif nuclear-localized protein 23-like, giving the protein MGGIDPVVATTPSTPSLHVRNPNAQLSPHRRDLADNPATPNSSSSKNNNNNNNHVKDDDAGTGDDHSGGGGGGLDMVEAGSGGSGGGSGNSGRRPRGRPPGSKNKPKPPVIITRESPNALRSHVLEIVSGTDIMDAIAVFARRRQRGVSILSGSGVVTNVTLRQPAAPPGSVITLHGRFEILSVSGAFLPAPSPPGATGLTVYLAGGQGQVVGGVVAGELVASGPVLIIAATFANATYERLPLGDDEPEAAAAPPGSEEMQLLQSPGGDGAGGGSSSHQLHAGLATDPPLFNPPPSLLPNGQMPHEVFGAWTSTSSRHPPSY